A window of the Cololabis saira isolate AMF1-May2022 chromosome 19, fColSai1.1, whole genome shotgun sequence genome harbors these coding sequences:
- the LOC133419342 gene encoding urotensin-2 receptor has protein sequence MNNKSLGLNASPPRVGGGGSGAVDHELVITSTFGTLLSFVYIVGVSGNVYTLVVMCHSIRFATSMYISIINLALADLLYLSTIPFVVSTYFLKDWYFGDVGCRILLSLDLLTMHASIFTLTVMCTERYLAVTQPLDTVRRSKSYRKALAWGVWLLSLVLTVPMMVMVAQTTKVTPDGGVKRMCAPTWAPLAYKVYVTVLFGTSIMAPGFIIGYLYVRLARTYLESQRNSVISKGGNKRSPKQKVLIMIFTIVLVFWACFLPFWIWQLLPLYHSKPLSMASHTHTCINYLVASLTYSNSCINPFLYTLLTKNYREYLKNRHKSFYKYTSSFKKRPPSLHSWGKSASSSNQFEFNSETMVMGTLK, from the coding sequence ATGAACAACAAGTCTCTGGGTCTGAACGCGAGTCCGCCGCGGGTCGGTGGCGGCGGCTCGGGCGCCGTGGACCACGAGCTCGTCATCACATCCACTTTCGGGACGCTCCTCTCCTTCGTGTACATCGTCGGGGTGTCGGGGAACGTGTACACGCTGGTGGTGATGTGCCACTCCATCCGCTTCGCCACCTCCATGTACATCTCCATCATCAACCTGGCTCTGGCGGACCTGCTCTACCTCTCCACCATCCCCTTCGTGGTGTCCACGTATTTCCTGAAGGACTGGTACTTCGGGGACGTGGGCTGCCGCATCCTGCTGAGCCTGGACCTGCTCACCATGCACGCCAGCATCTTCACGCTCACCGTCATGTGCACGGAGCGCTACCTGGCCGTGACGCAGCCGCTGGACACCGTCAGGCGCTCCAAGAGCTACCGCAAAGCCCTGGCGTGGGGCGTGTGGCTGCTGTCCCTGGTGCTCACCGTGCCCATGATGGTCATGGTGGCCCAGACCACTAAAGTCACCCCGGACGGGGGGGTGAAGAGGATGTGCGCGCCCACCTGGGCGCCCCTGGCGTATAAGGTGTACGTGACGGTCCTGTTCGGCACCAGCATCATGGCCCCCGGGTTTATTATCGGCTACCTGTATGTCAGGTTGGCCCGCACGTATTTAGAGTCCCAGCGCAACTCTGTGATCAGCAAAGGGGGCAATAAGCGCTCCCCCAAGCAGAAGGTGCTGATCATGATCTTCACCATCGTGCTGGTGTTCTGGGCGTGTTTCCTGCCCTTCTGGATCTGGCAGCTGCTGCCCTTGTACCACAGCAAGCCGCTCAGCATGGCCTCGCACACGCACACCTGCATCAACTACCTGGTGGCCAGCCTCACCTACAGCAACAGCTGCATCAACCCCTTCCTGTACACGCTGCTCACCAAGAACTACCGGGAGTACCTGAAGAACAGGCACAAGAGCTTCTACAAGTACACGTCGTCGTTTAAAAAGCGGCCGCCCAGCCTGCACTCCTGGGGCAAGTCCGCGTCCTCCAGCAACCAGTTCGAGTTCAACTCCGAGACCATGGTCATGGGGACGCTGAAGTGA